GGCCGGAGCGGACGTGAAATACACCGAATACCCGGGCGTTGGCCACAACAGCTGGGACAATGCCTTCGCGGAGCCGCAATTATTACCATGGCTCTTTTCGCATCATCTGTAACAGTAGATCAGCCATTCATCACATTTGAGGGGAACAGCTGTTCCCCTTTTCGCTATTTTTAACCCATTACAACAATCATCTAAATCAACCGCATGCAACGTTTTTATTCCCTGATGCTATGTATAGGCATATCCCTTGCCGCTACCGCACAGCAAAAGAAAGACCTCTCCCCGGATGACTACGGCAAATGGCAGACCCTGTCCGCCCCGGCTCTGTCAGCTAACGGCGACTGGGCTGCATATGAAATGAAAGTACAGGAAGACAATGATACCCTGTACATCGTGAACCGCCTCAGCGGCCAGCGTTACGCCCTGGAGTTCGGCACCCGGCCGGAGTTTTCGGAAGACAATAAATGGGTGGCCTGGAACATCGGTGTATCCTACAAGGAAGCGGAAAAAATGCAGGAACAGCGCCAGCCCCTCCGCTTTAAAATGGGACTGATGAACCTGCAGACGGGTAGAAAAACCGTGGTGGACGATGTAAGGGCTTTCGACTTCTCAAAGAACGGAAAGTTCCTCGCCATCAGCCTCATCCCGCCAAAAGAGAACAAGGATAAAGGAGCGGTGCTGCTGCTCAGGAACCTGACGGACAGCTCTACCCGCACCATCGGCAACGTTACGGCGCATGCTTTCAACAAGAAAAGCGACCATCTCGCCTATATCGTGGAATCCGCCAACCAGGCAGGCAATTCCGTTGAACTGTTCAATCTGGACACTTATACGCTGAAGGTCATTGCCAGCGATACCCTCAGTTTCTCCAAACTCTCCTGGTCCAAAGAAGGCGACGGCCTGGCTTTTTACAAGACCGTAAAGGATGAGGATTTCGAGGAAGAGAATGCCCAGGTATATGTATATGCCCCGCTGCATAAAAATCCGCGCCTCACCATATTCGATCCGGTAAAACAGCCGGGTTTTCCCGAAGGGATGCGCATCCATCCCGGCTCTTCGCTGCATCTGACTGATAACCTTTCCTCCGTGTATTTCAGCATCAATGAATGGACGGCGAAGCCCAAAAAAGGAGAGAAAAAGGCAGCGGATAAAGATACCACCGGCGCCGCACCGAAAGATTCCGCAGCGATAGCGGCCGTTGACAAGGATAGCACCAAAGCGGTGGCAAAAAAAGAAGGCCCCGCCGCGAAGCCCGCCGGAAAAGACAAACCTGCCGCAGTAGATATCTGGCATTGGAAAGATGCGGACATTCAGCCCCGGCAGAAGATCACCTATGCAAAGGACAAGGAACAGAGCTACCAGTCCGTCTGGAATATTGCGGCCAACACCTTTTACCAGCTGGCGAGTGACAGTGTGCCGACGGCGGACTTTGATAACCGTCATCCTTACGGGCTGATCTTCACCGATAAAAAATACAAACCCGCCTTCAAGGAAGATTTTGCCGATGTGTATCTCGTCAATACCCAAAACGGTGAAAGAAAACTGATCGGTGAAAAAATAGCCATGCAATACGGTATGGTGCCCTCGCTTTCTCCTGACGGGAAATTCGCGCTCTGGTACCGGGACAAGCAATGGTATGCTTACAATACGGCATCGGGACAAACGGTTAACCTCACCGCGAAGATACCCACCGTGTTCGAGAACTTCCGCGACGATCATCCCGCCGTTAAGCCGCCTTTCGGTACCGGTGGATGGATCAAGGGAGATAAGGAAGTGCTGCTGTACGATGAATATGATGTATATGCGGTGAAGCCCGACGGCAAAGGGTTCCGCAAGCTCACCAACGGGACGGCGGACGAGATACAGCATCGCGTATTGCGCCTGGACCAGGAAGAGCCTTTCCTGGATGACAGCAAACCGGTTTTCTTTTACCTCTACGGTGATAAAAGCAAATTCACCGGTTATGCGAAAATGGAAAAGGGCAAACTGAGCCGGGTCTTGTATGAAGACCTCCAGCTTTCCCGTCCGGTTAAAGCCAGGGATGCCGATGTGTTCCTGTTCTCGCGGATGGATTATGATCGCTCCCCGGAACTGTTTACGACCAAAGCGTTTGAAGGCGAACAGCAAATAGCCTCTTCCAACCCGCAGCAGAAAGATTACAAATGGGGCAAAAGCGAACTGGTGTCTTTCACCAACAGGAAAGGGAAGAAAATGCAGGGTGCACTGTTCTATCCCGCCGATTACCAGCCCGGCAAAAAATACCCGATGGTCGTGTACATCTATGAAACGCTGTCCAACACCGTGCATGGATATATGCCGCCATCCCGCCGGAGCGCATACAATACCACCAACTTCACCACCAACGGGTATTTCATTTTCCGGCCGGATATCGTGTATGATATCAATGACCCCGGTATGAGCGCCGTGAATTGTGTAGTGCCGGCGGTGGAGGAAGTGCTGAAAACCGGTATGATCGATAAGGACAAGATCGGATTGATGGGACATAGCTGGGGCGCGTACCAGACCTCATTCATCATCACACAGACCGATCTGTTCAAAGCCGCCTGCGCCGGCGCGCCGCTGACCAACCTGATCAGCATGTCCCTCGCCATCTACTGGAATTCCGGTGTGCCGGACCAGAAGATCTTTGAAACCAGCCAGGGCCGCTTCGATGGCCCCTGGTATGACAGGATGCAGGAGCATATGCGCAATTCTCCCATCTATCAGGCCGCGAACATCAAAGCGCCGCTGCTGGTGGCATTTGGCGATAAGGACGGTGCGGTAGACTGGCACCAGGGCATTGAAATGTACGGTACCATGCGCCGCATGGAAAAACCGCATGTGATGCTGGTGTATGCGGATGAGAACCATGGTCTCGCTAAAAAGGAGAACCAGATCGATTATCAGCAAAGACAGCGGGAGTGGTTCGATCACTACCTGCTTGGGAAGGAAGCGCCGAAATGGATCACTGAAGGCGTAACTTATCTCGATAAAATGAAAACGCAGGAAAAAGCGAAATAAAACGATTGTTTTTAGTGTCAGGATCAGCAGCGCTCCGGTAACGGGGCGCTGTTTTTTTGGGCGGATGGCTGGTGCGTTATTGGTGGCAGAGAGGGCATTTTCCCGCCTTTCGGAATGTTTCCGGTGTTTCCGGAAAAGAAAAGAACTGCCCCGGAGGACAGCTCTTATTCTCAAAATACTCGCATTTGTTAGTTGCTTTATTTGATCACCTGCATGGCGGCTTTTGCGGCGTTCACGGTAAATTCAATGTCTTCCGTCGTCAGGGCATGGCTGATGAACCAGGTCTCGTATGCAGATGGCGGCAGATAAACCCCTCTTTCCAGCATGGCGTGGAAAAAGCGTTTGAACAGTTCATTGGCGGCGCCTGATGCGGAGGTGAAATCAATGATCGGGTATTCGGCAAAGTGAACCGACAGCATGGAGCCGATCCGGTTGATCTGGTACACTACACCTGCGGCGCCGAAAGCCTCGCGCAGTCCAGCTGCCAGGAGGCTGGTCTTCTCTTCCAGCTGGGTATAGATGGAAGGATGATCGTTCAGCGTTTTCAGGAGGGTATAACCGGCAATCATGGCGATGGGATTGCCGCTGAGCGTACCGGCCTGGTACACTTTGCCAGCGGGGGCTACATGTTCCATGATCTCCCTTTTGCCTGCGAAAGCACCTACGGGCATACCGCCGCCGATGATCTTGCCGAAGGTGATGATATCTCCACGGATGCCGAGCAATTCCTGCGCACCGCCTTTCGCCAGGCGGAACCCCGTCATCACTTCATCCATGATCAGCAGGATGCCATGCGCATCACAAAGGGCGCGCAGGCCTTCCAGGAAGCCCGGTTGCGGCAGTACGCAGCCCATATTGCCGGCCACCGGTTCTATAATGATGGCGGCGATCTCTTCAGGATGCTCAGCTATCAGTTGCTCCACTGCCGGGAGATTATTGTAGGGGACGCTTAATGTATCTTCCGCCACAGCAGCGGTTACACCGGGAACAGACTGTATGCCCAGTGTGGCAACGCCGCTGCCGGCGCTCACGAGGAACGAATCCGCATGGCCGTGATAATTGCCCTCGAACTTGATGACCTTGTTGCGGCCGGTATAACCGCGCGCCAGCCGGAGGGCGGACATGCAGGCTTCCGTACCGGAGTTGACCATCCGCACCATATCGACGTTCGGCACCATCTCCACGATCAGTTCCGCTACTTTCACTTCCAGTTCGGTAGGCGCGCCAAAGGAGGTGGAGTAGGCGGCGTATTCCTGGATGGCCTTTACCACCGGCTCATAAGCATGGCCGAGGATCATGGGCCCCCAGGAGTTGATATAATCGATATACCGGTTGCCGTCCACATCATAGAGGTACGCGCCTTTGGCGTGCTGCATGAATACGGGTGTGCCGCCCACGCTTCTGAATGCGCGTACGGGAGAGTTCACCCCACCGGGGATCACTTTGCCGGCCTGCTGGAATAGTGCTTTGCTTTTTGTGTACATGCAGAAATATTTTACTGGTTCAACAATTTCACCGCGTCTTTGGCAAAATAAGTGGCGATAAGATCGGCTCCCGCACGTTTGATGCTCGTCAGGCTCTCGATAATGGCCTTTTCCTCATTGATCCATCCCATTTTTGCCGCTGCCTTGATCATCGCATATTCTCCGCTGACATGGTAAGCGCTCACGGGAACGGTTACACTGTCTTTGATCAGGCGGATGATATCAAGATAAGCCATCGCCGGTTTTACCATCACAATATCGGCGCCTTCGTCCACATCCATCAATGTTTCTTTCAGGGCTTCGCGGGCATTCGCAAAATCCATCTGGTAGGTTTTCTTGTCCCCGAAACCCGGCGCGGAGTCCAGCGCATCCCGGAACGGCCCGTAAAAGCAACTGGCATATTTGGCGCTGTAGGCCATAATCCCCGTTCTGGAAAAACCGTTGTATTCCAGCGCTTCGCGGATAGCCAGGATGCGGCCGTCCATCATATCGCTGGGCGCTACGAAGTCGGCCCCCGCACGGGCATGGCTTACGCTCATTTCAGCCAGCACATTCACGGTAGCGTCATTCACGATCTCCTGCCCCTCTACGATGCCGTCATGCCCGTAAGAGGAGTAGGGGTCCAGTGCTACATCGGTCATCACCACCATTTCCGGTACCGCGTCTTTCACGGCTTTTACCGCGCGTTGCATAAGACCGTCAGGATTGATGGCTTCCGTGCCTTTATTGTCTTTCAGTTCATCTGCACATTTGATAAAGAGCAATACGCTTTTGATGCCCATGGCCCACAACGCCTTCACTTCCTGCACGGTAAGGTCCAGCGAATGCCGGTAATAACCGGGCATGGAAGCGATCTCTTCTTTTACGCCGTTGCCTTCCGTGATGAACAGCGGGGCAATAAAATCAGCGGGGGTAAGGATCGTTTCCGCTACCATCGCGCGAATGGCAGGAGTTGTGCGTAATATTCTGTTTCTTCTGATCATCGTAAAAAATTAAACATTCAAAGATAGCCATATCATACGGCTTCACGCTTCTCCCGCCCAATCCCGCGGCTTCAGGTATTCCAGCAGCATTGCTTCGGGGCTGCCCGGGGCGGGATGGTAGTCATATTCCCAGCGCGCCTTTGCGGGCAGGCTCATCAGGATGGATTCGATACGGCCGTTTGTCTTCAGGCCGAACAATGTGCCCCTGTCGTGAATGAGATTGAATTCCACATAACGGCCACGCCTGTATTCCTGCCAGTGTACCTGTTCTTCCGTGTAGGGAAGATCTTTCCGCTTTGCCACGATGGGCAGGTAAGCCGGGATGAAGGCATTGCCGTTGGCAAACTGGAACTGCAGCAGCGCTTCTGCTGTACGGTCCGGTTGCGGGCGCAGGTAATCATAAAATATCCCGCCGATGCCGCGCGCTTCGTTATTGCGGTGTTTGTTCACGAAATATTCATCGCAATGCTGTTTATACAACGGGTACAGCGTTGTGCCGAAGGGATCGCAGGCGGCTTTGAAGGTACGGTGGAAATGCCTGCCGTCCTCCTCGAAAATATAACAGGGCGTCAGGTCCGCTCCGCCGCCAAACCAGCTGTCGGCCACAGCGCCATCATCCCCGTACAGTTCAAAATAACGGAAATTGGCATGCACGGTAGGCACAAAAGGGTTTTCCGGATGGATCACCAGCGAAATGCCGGCTGCCAGAAAACTGCTTTCTTCACCCACTTTGAATTGCTGCGCCATAACAGCGGGCAGTTTGCCATGCACTACAGAGGTATTCACACCGCCTTTCTGGAAAACGTTGCCGCCGGTGATGATACGGGTGATGCCTCCGCCTCCGCCTTCCCTTTCCCAGCGGTCTTCCCGGAACTTCGCCTTGCCGTCCATCTCCTCCACGGCCTGGCAGATCTCGTTCTGCAGCTTGTGGATGAAGGGGATGAACTGATCTTTGATACTCATGATGTAAAGCTTTTCACGGCCTCAACGAATGCTTTCGCATGATCTACCGGGATGTTCGGCAGAATGCCGTGGCCGAGGTTCGCAATATACCGCTGCGGTCCGAATGCACGGATCATTTCATGTACGGACCGGGTGATCTCCGGAATGGGCCGCATCAATTGTGCCGGATCATAGTTGCCCTGCAGGGTAACGGCAGGCCCGGCGAACTGACGGGCCAGTTCGGGTTTGATGCACCAGTCCAGCCCCAGTCCCTGTGCGCCGGTAGCGGCCATTTCTTCCAGGGCGAACCAGGCGCCCTTGGCAAAAACGATCACGGGGCATACGCCCTGCAATGCGGCTACGATGCGGCGGATATACTGGAGGGAGAATTCCTCGAAATCTTTCGGGCTGAGCAGTCCCCCCCAGGAATCGAATATCTGCACCACATCGGCCCCTGCCTGCACCTGGGCTTTCAGGTAGGCGATGGTGGTTTCGGTCACCCGGTTCAGCAGTTCATGGGCTACATCGGGTTGGGTATAGCAGAAAGCTTTTGCTTCATCGAAGGTTTTGGATCCTTTGCCCTGCACCATATAGCAGAGCAGCGTCCAGGGGGCGCCGGCAAAGCCGATGAGCGGCACTCGGCCGGCGAGGGTTTGTTTTGTCAGCGTCAGCGCTTCCATGACGTAATGCAGGCGGTCCTGCACATCGGGGATCACAATGCGGTCCAGGTCCGCCGCGGATTTCACCGGTTGCGGCAGCAGGGGCCCCATTTTTTCCACCAGCTGCACTTCCATGCCCATGGCCTGCGGTACTACAAGGATATCGGAGAAGATGATCGCCGCGTCCACGCCCACCTGGTCTACCGGCATAACGGTGATCTCGGTGGCCAGCTCGGGCGTCTGGCATCTTTCAAAGAAAGAATATTTATCGCGCAGCTTGATGTAATCCGGCAGGAATCTGCCGGCCTGGCGCATCATCCATACCGGTGGGCGGGGAACCGGTGTTCCCTGCAAGGCTTTTAGCAACAAATCGTTCTGTAATCCACTCATTCTTGGGAATTGATATTGTCAAAGTATAAAATTACTGTTTGCAGCAGTGTATCCACCGCCGGTTCAGGGCTGATCACCACTTTATTTGCCGTGAGCTGCCGCAGTGCGTTGGCGGTGGTATGCCCGATGGCGAAGCAGACCGTATGCCCCGGCAGGTTATTGGCGGAAAAGAAGCTCATCACGCTGCTGGGACTGTAAAAGAGGATGCCGTCATATACCGAAGTCAGCCGTACCGGCGTTTCCAGCGTTTCATATACGATGATCTCTTCCACATTCACCCCCTGGCCGCGCAGGATGTCCGGCAGCTCATCCCTGCGGATATTGCCGCAGAAAAAAACGACAGATGCAGCGCCGTGCTGCAGTATCCCTTCCGCCAGCGCTGTGGAATGGGCTGCGGTACCTGCAATTTCCGCCTGTGGCAGGAGGGAAACTACGGCATCCCTCGTTGCGCCCTGTATGCAAAATACACGGATGCCGCCGGTCTGTTGCACGCCTCTCAGCATATCCGCCACGATCCTCACGGCATTCGGACTGGTAAAAACGATGAGGCCGCCGGTCCGGAAGATGTCAGCGCAGCGCGCCTTTATTCCGGCCGTTATTACCGGCCTTATGGCAATGAAGGATTTTCCGGATACCACGCATCCATGCCGGAGGGCACGTTGTACCTGCTCCTCCGCAAGCGGTTTTGTGCTTAATATGTTATGCTTGTTGACGGGCATTCCTGATCGCTTCAATGACGGTATCGCCGCCCTGTGCCAGTATTTCGGCGGCAGCATCCCTGCCGGTGCCGGCAGCGGCTGCAGCTGGTACGGAACGGGTGGCGGTCATCGAAGTTACACCATCCAGACTGCAAAGATTGCCTTCAAAATGAAGCTGGCCATCCTGTATGCAGGCATATGCGCTGATGGGGGTGGTGCATCCGCCCAGCAATGTGCGCAGGAACTCGCGTTCCACGCCTGTGCAGATGGCGGTTTCCGTATGGTTCAGTGTGGCGAGGGCGTCCTGGCAGAAGGTATCGTTCTCCCGGCATGCGGCCACTATGGCGCCTTGTGCGGGTGCGGGCAGCATCCAGTCCAGTATCACGGAACTTTCCGGTCGTACGCCGATGCGTTCGAGGCCTGCCGCGGCAAAAATAGCGGCATCCCAGTTCTCGGAGGCCAGCTTTTGCAGCCGGGTATTCACGTTCCCGCGAAGATTATGCAACTGGTGCCGGGGATAACGGCGCAGCCACTGCGCTTTCCGGCGGAGACTGCTTGTGGCGATATGGGCCACATATGCCTCATCATCCAGGAAAGCGGTGCCGGTTTTATAGACCAGCAGGTCCTTCACAGGCCCGCGCTCCAGTATAGCGGCGTTAATAATGCCCTTGGGCAGTTGTGTGGGAACGTCTTTGAGGGAGTGAACGGCCACATCGATCCGTTCATTGATCAGTGCAAGGTCCAGGCTTTTTGTGAAAATACCCTGTACGCCGATCTCGTAAAGCGGCGTCACCAGGTCAATATCACCTTCGCTTTTGATAGGCACCAGCTCGGCGGCATATCCCTGTGCTGATAATAAAGTCCTGACCAGGTTAGCCTGCCACAGTGCGAGCTGGCTTTCCCGGGTACCTATTCTGATCACTTTGTCCATTTGCTATTCCTGATTAACGCCGGTCTCGAAAATATCGTTGATCATGGCGATGTACTGATCGCTTTTATCGGTATCCCGGCGCACTTTTCCGGCCATGAGATTGATCATTTTCTGGATGATGCGGGAGGATACCGCTTCTATATCTTCCAGTTTGTATTGTGCGCCGTTCTTTTGTGATTGTATTTCGCGGGTGTGGATCTCTGTCAGTTTTTCCTTTACGGCTTTCAGTACTACGGCATGTTTGCGCATTTTGAACCAGTAAAGGAACTCTTCCATATGCTCTTCGATGATGCCCATGGCTTTGGGCACTTCGTTGAGGCGCATTTGCAGGGTTTCGTCCTGCACCTTGCTCAGCTCATCCACATTCACTACCTCCACACCGGGCAGCTGGCTGACATCGGGGGCGACGTTGAAGGGAATGGACAGGTCTACGATCAGCTTCGGGTGCGCGCCTTCCAGGTTGGCACGGGTGATGGTGGGTTGCTGGGCATTGGTGGCTACCAGGATGATATCCGCTTCCCGCAGCGTTTCCTCCATTTCATCATAAGCGGCGAACTGCAGGCCATGCTGACCGGCGAATTCTTCTGCAACGGCCATCGTGCGGTTGATCAACGTGATGTTCCGCACACCCAGGTATTCCATCATGTTCTTGCTGGTATTGCGGCCGATCTTGCCTACGCCGAGCAAAACGATCTTTTTCCTGCAGATATCTTCCACCTTCTTTTCCAGCAGGCGTACCGCCGCAAAGGAAACGGACACGGTGCCGGAACTGAGACCTGTTTCGTTCTTGATCAGCTTGGAAACCTGCAATACACTGTTCACCAGCCTTTCAATGAAAGTACCGATGCATCCGCGGGATTTGGCGAACCTGGCGGCCGTTTTGATCTGGCCTACGATCTCGTAATCCCCGAGGATCTGTGAATCCAGGCCGGTGCCCACATGATAGAGATGGCGCACGGCGCCTTCGCCGCTCTTCCGGTAGGCGATCTCTTTGAACACCTGCAGGTTACCGCTGGAGATGCTGCACAGCAATTCCGCAAGTACATCGGGACTGGCGGCGAATCCATAGATCTCGGTGCGGTTGCAGGTGGACAATACGAACAGATCATCTACGCCCGCAGCTTTGCCCTGCAGCAGCAATTGATCGTATTGTTCCTGATTGATCGCGAATAACCCCCGGATCGCAGCGTCAGTTTTCTTGTAGTTGATGCCAACGATGTGGAAATGTTGTATGTCTTTAGGCTGATTGACCTGCATGATTTTCTTAAAAGCTTCCGGGTGCAAAAATACTGGCATACACTTCAAAACCGCGCCTGGTGCTGTCACTAGTGTGTCATTTCTAAACATGGCGAAAGTACATAGCAAAAAATGATCTGGATCATGTTTCGCATAAGTATATCCATACCACGTTTCAGCGTTTTCAAACAAGCGTGTGACAGTGCATGCTGATCACTGTCATGCTACTGTATTCTAACAATTTAATGACAGAAGTTACCGCATAAAGGTAGAAAAGCCCTTACTTTTGCAACAATTTTTAAGGTCTATGGTCTCGAAATCTGATACTGCCATCATCCTGATGAATCTCGGATCGCCTGATTCTACAGCGGTCCCTGATGTGAAGAAATACCTGCTGGAGTTCCTGATGGACAAACGGGTGATCGACTATCCCTGGCTGCTGCGCAAGCTGCTGGTAGGCGGTGTCATTGTACCCCGCCGTGCGGAGAAAAGCGCCGAAGCTTATAAAAGCATCTGGTGGGATGAAGGCTCTCCGCTCATTGTGCTCACGAAGCAATTGCAGAAAGCCGTGTGGCACGACCTGGAAATTCCGGTGGAGATCACCATGCGTTACGGCACGCCCTCACCCCAGGCAACCTACGACAAGCTGCTGAAGGAGCACCCGGGCCTCAAGGAGGTGATCCTGCTGCCGCTTTATCCCCACTATGCCATGAGCAGCTACGAAACTGCCGTGGAATATGCAAAAGATATCCATCGCAAAAAACGCTATCCCTTTGAGCTGAAGATCGTAAAACCCTATTACGATCGCCCGGAATATATTCACGCACTGGCCGAAAGCATGCGGCCGTATGTAGAGCAGGAGTTCGATTACCTGCTGTTCAGCTATCACGGTGTGCCGGTAAGGCATATACGAAAAGGAGATGTGACCGGCGGCCATTGCCTGAAGGTCAATGATTGCTGCCATGTTGCGTCCAAAGCGCATACACAGTGCTACCGCCACCAGGTGATCGCCACATCGGAGCTGGTGGCCGCTGAGCTGGGCATACCCAGACAGAAATGGGGCGTCTCTTTCCAGTCCAGGCTCGGAAGAGAGGAATGGATCAAGCCGTACACGGCGGAAAAGTTCGAACAGTTGCCTGCTGAAGGCGTTAAAAAGCTCCTGGTGGCCTGCCCCGCTTTTGTGTCCGATTGCCTGGAAACCCTTGAGGAGATCGGCGTGGAAGGGAAACATTCGTTCATCAGCAGCGGAGGCGACAGCTTTACCATGATCCCCTGCCTGAACACACATCCCCTGTGGGTGAAGACCATCGGCGCGTTGGTAAAAGAAGAAATGAGTGTGGTAGCGGAATAGGCATTATCCCGTTTTTTTTAGTTCACCGGACCAGAATTTTTCGGTAAATTTCATCACCGTAAATCCATCACCGATGATCCTGGCCGTTCTCAAAGAAAATGCCGGGGAAAGCAGGGTATCGCTTGTCCCGGAAGTCGTAAAGCAATTGGTACAGCTAAAAGTGGATGTCCGGGTAGAAACCGGCGCAGGCGCCGCTGCATTCTATACTGATGAAGCTTACCGCGAAGCAGGCGCCACCCTCGCCTCCCGCAATGATCTGCTGCAACAGGCGGATATGCTGTTATCCATCCGTCAGCCGGACCAGGCGGAATGGGGCCTCACCGGCGCCGGAAAGATCTGGCTGGGCGTCTATCAGCCCCTTTATCATCCCGGCCTGATGCAGCAGTGGGCAGACCGGCAACTCACCGTTTTCAGCATGGATACGATCCCGCGTACCACCCGGGCGCAAAGCATGGATGTACTGAGTTCCCAGGCCAATATAGCCGGTTACAAAGCGGTATTGCTTGCTGCGTACACCTATAGCCGTTATTTTCCCATGTTCATGACCGCCGCGGGGAGCATTCCTCCCGCAAAAGTGCTGATACTCGGTGCGGGAGTGGCCGGATTGCAGGCCATCGCCACAGCGAGGCGCCTTGGTGCAGTGGTGGAAGTGTTCGATACCCGGCCCGCCGTAAAGGAAGAGGTGATGAGCCTTGGCGGGCGTTTCGTGGAAGTGGAAGGCGCAGCTGATGCCTCGGCCGCAGGGGGATACGCCGTGGAGCAATCCGCGGAATATCAGCAGAAACAGGTAGCGAAGATCGCGGAAAGCGCCGCGAAAGCGGATATCATCATCACCACCGCCCAGATCCCCGGCAAACCCGCGCCAGTGCTTATTTCGGAAGAAATGATCGCCGCGATGAAAAAAGGTTCGGTGATCGTGGACCTTGCCGCCGCCACCGGCGGGAACACGGCATTGACAAAACATGCGGAAACCGTTATCCACGAAGGCGTGACCATCATCGGTGATTCCGACCTGGCCGGCAAAGCGCCTGCAGATGCCAGCAAACTCTACGCCCGTAACGTATTGAACTTCCTGAAGCTCATCATCGGAAAGGAAGGGCAGCTGGAGCTGAATTTTGAGGACGATATCGTGAAAGGCGCCTGCATCACGCATGGCGGCACTATCGTCAATGAGCGTGTGAAGCAGCTGCAACCCGCTGCCGTTTAATATTCCATCGAAATAATAATACCCTTCATATGAGTGCAATACTCGAATTTCTGCAATTGCATATAGAGATGGTGTACATCGTGATCTTGTCAGTATTTCTTGGTATAGAAGTCATCTCCCGTGTGCCCTCCGTACTGCATACGCCGCTGATGAGCGGCGCGAACGCCATTCACGGCGTGGTGATCATCGGCGCCATCATTGTGATGGGGAAAGCGGAGGCCGATAACTATGCCGCACTGATCCTGGGGTTCCTGGCCGTAATACTGGGAACGCTCAATGTGGTGGGTGGTTTTGTGGTGACCGACCGTATGCTGGAAATGTTTAAAAAGAAGAAATAATCGTTTATGCCTGGAACGCTTTTGCAAATAGATGCGGCCACCGGCCCCGGCCTGTTGTCCATCGCCTACCTGATCGGCTCGGTTACCTTTATCATTGGCCTGAAAATGCTCAGCCATCCGGCTACCGCCCGCAGGGGCAATCTCATAGCGGCCGGCGGCATGTTCATCGCCATACTCGGTACCATCTTCCTGTACGAAGAAGGGGGAACGAAACTGGGCAACTACGGATGGATATTCAGCGGACTGATCATCGGCTCCATTGTGGGCGTAATAGCTGCGCGCAAGGTGAAGATGACCGCCATGCCGGAAATGGTAAGCCTTTTCAATGGCATGGGAGGCGCCTGCGCCATGCTGATCTCCATCGTGGAATTCAATCATCTGTCCCATTCCCTGCCTATCAACCTTTCGCAGCTCAGCGGGGAAGGATGGGCAGCGGACCTGCTGCGTACTGCCATACAGAATATCACCTCCGCGCTGGATATAGAAGTGCACGCCGGTGGCACGCTGCTGATCATCCTGCTGGGCCTCATCATCGGCACGGTATCATTCGCCGGCAGTATCATTGCCTGGGGCAAGCTCAATGGCCGCATTAAAGATTATGCCTTTAACGGCCAGCAT
This genomic stretch from Chitinophaga sp. XS-30 harbors:
- a CDS encoding Re/Si-specific NAD(P)(+) transhydrogenase subunit alpha; translation: MILAVLKENAGESRVSLVPEVVKQLVQLKVDVRVETGAGAAAFYTDEAYREAGATLASRNDLLQQADMLLSIRQPDQAEWGLTGAGKIWLGVYQPLYHPGLMQQWADRQLTVFSMDTIPRTTRAQSMDVLSSQANIAGYKAVLLAAYTYSRYFPMFMTAAGSIPPAKVLILGAGVAGLQAIATARRLGAVVEVFDTRPAVKEEVMSLGGRFVEVEGAADASAAGGYAVEQSAEYQQKQVAKIAESAAKADIIITTAQIPGKPAPVLISEEMIAAMKKGSVIVDLAAATGGNTALTKHAETVIHEGVTIIGDSDLAGKAPADASKLYARNVLNFLKLIIGKEGQLELNFEDDIVKGACITHGGTIVNERVKQLQPAAV
- a CDS encoding NAD(P) transhydrogenase subunit alpha; the protein is MSAILEFLQLHIEMVYIVILSVFLGIEVISRVPSVLHTPLMSGANAIHGVVIIGAIIVMGKAEADNYAALILGFLAVILGTLNVVGGFVVTDRMLEMFKKKK